A region of Paenibacillus sp. JNUCC-31 DNA encodes the following proteins:
- a CDS encoding 3-hydroxyacyl-CoA dehydrogenase family protein, which produces MFFKKIGVVGGGTMGQGISQMLAAKGLDVLLVEHTTEKLDHAYNMIETNLDKQLEKWAITKAEKKLILSRITKVAHLAELGTCDMVIETISEDLEAKKAVFSQLDQVCPSNVILASNTSTLSLTELASSTKYPERVIGMHFIHPVSRVDLVEIIRGLKTSDPTFEETRRFVEEVADKKGVMIYESPGFVTSRLICLLINEALHVLQEGVASAEDIDDAMRIGYNFQHGPLEMADRFGLDSVEAALERMFREFGELKYRPSTVLKKMVRAGHLGVKTGEGFFKYDKDGDRL; this is translated from the coding sequence ATGTTTTTCAAAAAGATAGGAGTTGTCGGCGGCGGCACGATGGGGCAAGGTATTTCCCAGATGCTTGCAGCCAAAGGACTTGATGTGCTTCTGGTGGAACACACAACGGAGAAGCTGGATCATGCATATAACATGATTGAGACGAACCTCGATAAACAACTGGAGAAATGGGCCATTACGAAGGCTGAGAAGAAATTGATTCTCTCCCGTATTACCAAAGTTGCTCATTTGGCTGAACTCGGAACTTGCGATATGGTCATTGAGACTATTTCTGAAGATCTGGAAGCGAAAAAAGCGGTATTTAGTCAGCTTGATCAGGTTTGCCCAAGCAACGTAATTCTTGCAAGTAATACATCCACGCTGAGTTTGACTGAGCTTGCAAGCTCAACCAAATACCCAGAGCGTGTTATTGGTATGCACTTTATTCACCCGGTTTCCCGGGTTGATCTTGTAGAAATTATCCGTGGACTGAAAACGTCAGATCCCACTTTTGAAGAGACCAGACGTTTTGTGGAAGAAGTAGCAGACAAAAAAGGTGTCATGATCTATGAGTCCCCTGGATTTGTTACGTCCAGACTGATCTGTCTTTTGATTAATGAAGCTCTTCATGTTTTGCAGGAAGGCGTCGCTTCTGCTGAAGATATCGATGACGCTATGCGTATCGGATACAACTTCCAGCATGGCCCGCTTGAGATGGCAGACCGCTTCGGGCTGGATTCTGTAGAAGCAGCACTCGAAAGAATGTTCCGTGAATTCGGTGAATTGAAATATCGTCCTTCCACGGTCCTGAAGAAAATGGTACGGGCAGGACACCTGGGTGTCAAAACAGGCGAAGGATTCTTCAAGTACGACAAGGATGGTGACCGGCTGTGA